A DNA window from Brassica napus cultivar Da-Ae chromosome C1, Da-Ae, whole genome shotgun sequence contains the following coding sequences:
- the LOC125580324 gene encoding protein DOWN-REGULATED IN DIF1 11-like, with the protein MDTKTIFMTFFIINTLVSCAYPCLGQEDVDDKPLVKPGEFDTLDALSPASQEYNIYMLENLPPKYKMYLGTCADKMGPSGISECNEDVLREILTNKPVSRECCLMVVRAGKECYMEIRKFMFRLYQLKCFASQVSFKTNEVWNRCSAEVESPSSSHDHTILLS; encoded by the coding sequence ATGGACACTAAGACAATTTTTATGACATTTTTCATAATCAACACTTTAGTGTCATGTGCGTATCCATGTTTGGGCCAAGAAGATGTTGACGATAAACCACTAGTCAAACCCGGTGAGTTTGATACATTGGATGCATTATCGCCGGCTTCGCAGGAGtacaatatttatatgttaGAGAACCTCCCACCAAAATACAAAATGTATCTCGGAACCTGCGCTGATAAGATGGGGCCCAGTGGTATTTCGGAATGTAATGAAGATGTTCTTAGAGAGATTCTTACGAACAAACCTGTTTCAAGAGAGTGTTGTTTGATGGTAGTAAGAGCTGGAAAAGAATGCTACATGGAGATTAGAAAGTTCATGTTTCGATTGTATCAACTCAAATGCTTTGCTTCTCAAGTTTCTTTCAAAACTAATGAGGTTTGGAACAGATGTTCTGCTGAAGTTGAAAGTCCTTCATCATCTCACGACCACACGATTTTGTTATCTTGA
- the LOC125580326 gene encoding protein DOWN-REGULATED IN DIF1 11-like: MDTKTIFMAFFIINILVSCAYPCLGQEDVDDKPLVNPGEFDTLDALSPASQEYNIYMLENLPPKYKTYLGTCADKMGPSGISECNEDVLREILTSKPVSRECCLMVVRAGKECYMEIRKFMFRLYQLKRFASQVSFKTNEVWNRCSAEVESPSSSHDHTILLS; the protein is encoded by the coding sequence ATGGACACTAAGACAATTTTTATGGCATTTTTCATAATCAACATTTTAGTATCATGTGCGTATCCATGTTTGGGCCAAGAAGATGTTGACGATAAACCACTAGTCAATCCCGGTGAGTTTGATACATTGGATGCATTATCGCCGGCTTCGCAGGAGtacaatatttatatgttaGAGAACCTCCCACCAAAATACAAAACGTATCTCGGAACCTGCGCTGATAAAATGGGGCCCAGTGGTATTTCGGAATGTAATGAAGATGTTCTTAGAGAGATTCTTACGAGCAAACCTGTTTCAAGAGAGTGTTGTTTGATGGTAGTAAGAGCTGGAAAAGAATGCTACATGGAGATTAGAAAGTTCATGTTTCGATTGTATCAACTCAAACGCTTTGCTTCTCAAGTTTCTTTCAAAACTAATGAGGTTTGGAACAGATGTTCTGCTGAAGTTGAAAGTCCTTCATCATCTCACGACCACACGATTTTGTTATCTTGA
- the LOC125580325 gene encoding protein DOWN-REGULATED IN DIF1 11-like: MDTKTIFMTFFIINTLVSCVYPCLGQEDVDDKPLVNSGEFDTLDALSPASQEYNIYMLENLPPKYKTYLGTCADKMGPNGISECNEDVLREILTNKPVSRECCLMVVRAGKECYMEIRKFMFRLYQLKRFASQVFFKTNEVWNRCSAEVESPSSSHDHAI, encoded by the coding sequence ATGGACACTAAGACAATTTTTATGACATTTTTCATAATCAACACTTTAGTGTCATGTGTGTATCCATGTTTGGGCCAAGAAGATGTTGACGATAAACCACTAGTCAATTCCGGTGAGTTTGATACATTGGATGCATTATCGCCGGCTTCGCAGGAGtacaatatttatatgttaGAGAACCTCCCACCAAAATACAAAACGTATCTCGGAACCTGCGCTGATAAGATGGGGCCCAATGGTATTTCGGAATGTAATGAAGATGTTCTTAGAGAGATTCTTACGAACAAACCTGTTTCAAGAGAGTGTTGTTTGATGGTAGTAAGAGCTGGAAAAGAATGCTACATGGAGATTAGAAAGTTCATGTTTCGATTGTATCAACTCAAACGCTTTGCTTCTcaagtttttttcaaaactaaTGAGGTTTGGAACAGATGTTCTGCTGAAGTTGAAAGTCCTTCATCTTCTCACGACCACGCGATTTAG
- the LOC125580328 gene encoding protein DOWN-REGULATED IN DIF1 11-like, with amino-acid sequence MDTKTIFMTFFIINTLVSCVYPCLGQEDVDDKPLVNSGEFDTLDALSPASQEYNIYMLENLPPKYKTYLGTCADKMGPSGISECNEDVLREILTNKPVSRECCLMVVRAGKECYMEIRKFMFRLYQLKRFASQVFFKTNEVWNRCSAEVESPSSSHDHAI; translated from the coding sequence ATGGACACTAAGACAATTTTTATGACATTTTTCATAATCAACACTTTAGTGTCATGTGTGTATCCATGTTTGGGCCAAGAAGATGTTGACGATAAACCACTAGTCAATTCCGGTGAGTTTGATACATTGGATGCATTATCGCCGGCTTCGCAGGAGtacaatatttatatgttaGAGAACCTCCCACCAAAATACAAAACGTATCTCGGAACCTGCGCTGATAAGATGGGGCCCAGTGGTATTTCGGAATGTAATGAAGATGTTCTTAGAGAGATTCTTACGAACAAACCTGTTTCAAGAGAGTGTTGTTTGATGGTAGTAAGAGCTGGAAAAGAATGCTACATGGAGATTAGAAAGTTCATGTTTCGATTGTATCAACTCAAACGCTTTGCTTCTcaagtttttttcaaaactaaTGAAGTTTGGAACAGATGTTCTGCTGAAGTTGAAAGTCCTTCATCATCTCACGACCACGCGATTTAG
- the LOC125580323 gene encoding protein DOWN-REGULATED IN DIF1 11-like, with translation MDTKTIFMTFFIINTLVSCAYPCLGQENVDDKPLVNPGEFDTLDALSPASQEYNIYMLENLPPKYKTYLGTCADKMGPSGISECNEDVLREILTNKPVSRECCLMVVRAGKECYMEIRKLMFRLYQLKRFASQVFFKTNEVWNRCSAEVESPSSSHDHAI, from the coding sequence ATGGACACTAAGACAATTTTTATGACATTTTTCATAATCAACACTTTAGTGTCATGTGCGTATCCATGTTTGGGCCAAGAAAATGTTGACGATAAACCACTAGTCAATCCCGGTGAGTTTGATACATTGGATGCATTATCGCCGGCTTCGCAGGAGtacaatatttatatgttaGAGAACCTCCCACCAAAATACAAAACGTATCTCGGAACCTGCGCTGATAAGATGGGGCCCAGTGGTATTTCGGAATGTAATGAAGATGTTCTTAGAGAGATTCTTACGAACAAACCTGTTTCAAGAGAGTGTTGTTTGATGGTAGTAAGAGCTGGAAAAGAATGCTACATGGAGATTAGAAAGTTAATGTTTCGATTGTATCAACTCAAACGCTTTGCTTCTcaagtttttttcaaaactaaTGAGGTTTGGAACAGATGTTCTGCTGAAGTTGAAAGTCCTTCATCTTCTCACGACCACGCGATTTAG
- the LOC125580322 gene encoding protein DOWN-REGULATED IN DIF1 11-like, whose translation MDTKTVFMAFFIINTLVSCAYPCLGQEDVDDKPLVNPGDFDTLDALSPASQEYNIYMLENLPPKYKTYLGTCADKMGPSGISECNEDVLREILTNKPVSRECCLMVVRAGKECYMEIRKFMFRLYQLKRFASQVSFKSNEVWNRCSAEVESPSSSHDHTILLS comes from the coding sequence ATGGACACTAAGACAGTTTTTATGGCATTTTTCATAATCAACACTTTAGTGTCATGTGCGTATCCGTGTTTGGGCCAAGAAGATGTTGACGATAAACCACTAGTCAATCCCGGTGACTTTGATACATTGGATGCATTATCGCCGGCTTCGCAGGAGtacaatatttatatgttaGAGAACCTCCCACCAAAATACAAAACGTATCTCGGAACCTGCGCTGATAAGATGGGGCCCAGTGGTATTTCGGAATGTAATGAAGATGTTCTTAGAGAGATTCTTACGAACAAACCTGTTTCAAGAGAGTGTTGTTTGATGGTAGTAAGAGCTGGAAAAGAATGCTACATGGAGATTAGAAAGTTCATGTTTCGATTGTATCAACTCAAACGCTTTGCTTCTCAAGTTTCTTTCAAATCTAATGAGGTTTGGAACAGATGTTCTGCTGAAGTTGAAAGTCCTTCATCATCTCACGACCACACGATTTTGTTATCTTGA
- the LOC125580329 gene encoding protein DOWN-REGULATED IN DIF1 11-like: MDTKTIFMAFFIINILVSCAYPCLGQEDVDDKPLVNPGEFDTLDALSPASQEYNIYMLENLPPKYKTYLGTCADKMGPSGISECNEDVLREILTNKPVSRECCLMVVRAGKECYMEIRKFMFRLYQLKRFASQVFFKTNEVWNRCSAEVESPSSSHDHAI, encoded by the coding sequence ATGGACACTAAGACAATTTTTATGGCATTTTTCATAATCAACATTTTAGTGTCATGTGCGTATCCATGTTTGGGCCAAGAAGATGTTGACGATAAACCACTAGTCAATCCCGGTGAGTTTGATACATTGGATGCATTATCGCCGGCTTCGCAGGAGtacaatatttatatgttaGAGAACCTCCCACCAAAATACAAAACGTATCTCGGAACCTGCGCTGATAAAATGGGGCCCAGTGGTATTTCGGAATGTAATGAAGATGTTCTTAGAGAGATTCTTACGAACAAACCTGTTTCAAGAGAGTGTTGTTTGATGGTAGTAAGAGCTGGAAAAGAATGCTACATGGAGATTAGAAAGTTCATGTTTCGATTGTATCAACTCAAACGCTTTGCTTCTcaagtttttttcaaaactaaTGAGGTTTGGAACAGATGTTCAGCTGAAGTTGAAAGTCCTTCTTCATCTCACGACCACGCGATTTAG